One window from the genome of Fusobacterium varium encodes:
- a CDS encoding tyrosine-type recombinase/integrase translates to MDIVKRGETGVVTARRKKRVKEERKSIFEIYRSPKTIKDYMFYLKDFLNFVYEGEGEIRGDELIDLMKDIDKTDVEDYISHLVDERQLKKTSINKILSALKSLYKEMEKNGFDNPFKYIELFKVGRNIDNILKLSFEDIKKIIGLYKIKGEKEYRNITILYTLFYTGMRSQELLNLKFKHILVREGNYYIKLEQTKSGREQYKSIYGILADKLNEYKNYLQSLYSIDDEEIEEQYVFSSSVKKNTQLSYRALYDLVQNFGKLIEKDISPHNIRHAVATELSINGADLLEIRDFLGHADTRVTEVYINAKSVLEKKVLEKLPSLSSLDDIASK, encoded by the coding sequence ATGGATATTGTTAAAAGAGGGGAAACTGGAGTTGTAACAGCCAGAAGAAAGAAAAGAGTTAAAGAGGAGAGAAAAAGTATATTTGAAATATATCGTTCTCCAAAAACTATAAAAGATTATATGTTCTACCTAAAGGATTTTCTCAACTTTGTATATGAAGGTGAGGGAGAGATTCGTGGTGATGAGCTTATAGATCTAATGAAAGATATAGATAAAACAGATGTAGAAGATTATATTAGTCACTTAGTTGATGAAAGGCAATTGAAGAAGACATCTATAAATAAGATTCTCTCTGCACTGAAATCACTGTATAAAGAGATGGAGAAAAATGGTTTTGATAATCCTTTTAAGTATATAGAACTATTTAAAGTTGGAAGAAATATAGATAATATTTTAAAACTATCTTTTGAAGATATAAAAAAAATTATAGGGCTATATAAAATCAAGGGAGAAAAGGAGTATAGAAATATAACTATATTATATACTCTATTCTATACAGGAATGAGAAGTCAAGAATTGTTAAATCTAAAGTTTAAACATATTCTTGTAAGAGAGGGAAATTATTATATAAAACTAGAGCAGACTAAAAGTGGAAGAGAACAATATAAATCTATATATGGAATACTTGCTGATAAACTTAATGAGTATAAAAATTATCTGCAATCTCTTTACTCTATTGATGATGAGGAGATAGAGGAGCAATATGTTTTTAGTAGCTCAGTTAAAAAAAATACTCAACTATCATATAGAGCATTATATGATTTAGTTCAAAATTTTGGAAAACTTATAGAGAAGGATATTAGCCCACACAATATTCGTCATGCTGTGGCAACAGAGCTTTCAATAAATGGAGCTGATCTTTTAGAGATTAGAGATTTTTTAGGACACGCAGATACAAGAGTAACAGAAGTATATATCAATGCAAAATCTGTTCTTGAGAAAAAAGTTTTAGAGAAGTTACCATCACTTTCTTCTCTTGATGATATAGCAAGTAAATAA
- a CDS encoding rRNA pseudouridine synthase, whose translation MRLDKFLTECGLGSRKEVKSLLTSGKIKVNGEIVKNPQTNIKENEDRVEYNNRVLEYSKFRYYIMNKKAGYITAVEDPREKTVMELLPDWVIKKELAPVGRLDKDTEGLLLLTNDGQLNHKLLAPKSHVEKTYYAELEKDISNEDIEKLENGVDIGGYITMPAKAEIVGEKKIHLTIKEGKFHQVKKMLEAVDNKVIYLKRISFGKLLLNDMELGEVREVKVEDII comes from the coding sequence ATGAGATTAGATAAATTTTTAACAGAGTGTGGACTTGGTAGTAGAAAAGAGGTTAAATCTTTGCTTACAAGTGGAAAAATAAAAGTTAATGGAGAGATAGTAAAAAATCCACAAACTAATATAAAAGAGAATGAAGATAGAGTTGAGTATAACAATAGAGTTTTAGAATATAGCAAATTTAGATATTATATTATGAATAAAAAAGCTGGGTATATAACAGCAGTGGAAGATCCAAGAGAGAAAACTGTAATGGAGTTATTGCCAGATTGGGTAATTAAAAAAGAGTTAGCTCCAGTAGGTAGATTGGATAAGGATACAGAGGGGCTCTTGCTTTTAACAAATGATGGGCAACTTAATCATAAACTTTTAGCACCAAAAAGCCATGTTGAGAAAACTTACTATGCAGAGCTAGAAAAAGATATAAGCAATGAGGATATTGAAAAGTTAGAAAATGGAGTTGATATTGGTGGATATATCACAATGCCAGCTAAAGCAGAGATAGTAGGAGAGAAGAAAATACATCTTACTATTAAAGAGGGAAAATTCCATCAAGTTAAAAAGATGCTAGAGGCAGTAGATAATAAAGTTATATATTTAAAGAGAATCTCTTTTGGAAAACTGTTATTAAATGATATGGAATTAGGAGAGGTAAGAGAGGTAAAAGTTGAAGATATTATTTAA